A window of Chitinophaga sp. MM2321 contains these coding sequences:
- a CDS encoding DUF4157 domain-containing protein, with translation MSNKVIQRTGDKSTGNAVAQSRPASFFKPAIQPRLAVGQPNDPYEREADAMADKVMRMPAPGTGPSPFFTHTISRLQRKCAHCEEEEKLQRKEMNGEETTSDDALESYVGKLGSSGAALPDTVRSYYEPRFNYDFSHVKVHTDTVAAKSAQSINALAFTTGSNIVFNSGQYNPDTQEGKRLMGHELTHVIQQDEGNGVHQVQKFGSTEHVTIGNNAIPAADQQVSIFGYGRVSFGELIAMTGDYFESLSQMQDLAHQGQFGREQIDYARWKVNGSSGPAPTVGAGVVAAVDARYDALAGQNEMHFSTGALGRNNRDMYITLHTQAIRAAFLAGASPLTVQPFWPESLEASADHFLTDAFSAGHVRTPRGQVKQYWNNMYPNFTDNLIQLISCFMAAYIKDVDNHYIAPVALIITRVEPVVRALAGNRLNNYSIGDLLSLAMHDADNAGLDVVSQATPPGSTGATPFHWRAIGDDNLYRTIDPANTAMVTAQQQTQRMVEGAVHLSYLEVEQARHPGSGVTLTSMIDPANFRALSLIPSEDTSSTTNPVFSWRAANIRALPANLQAVLAAQFATGTTVFNTLNSIAAPRCTGENHSGTAWECFKSRLLADPFGMIANACEGNTCPPGNNNPCPTMAAGAACP, from the coding sequence ATGTCCAATAAAGTAATACAGCGCACGGGAGATAAGTCGACCGGAAATGCTGTGGCGCAAAGCAGACCGGCCTCTTTTTTTAAGCCGGCCATTCAGCCGAGGCTGGCCGTGGGTCAACCCAATGATCCGTATGAACGCGAAGCGGATGCCATGGCCGATAAGGTGATGCGTATGCCTGCACCAGGAACAGGGCCGTCTCCTTTTTTTACACATACTATTTCGCGGCTGCAACGGAAATGTGCCCACTGTGAAGAAGAAGAAAAATTACAACGCAAGGAAATGAACGGGGAAGAAACAACTTCAGATGATGCACTGGAAAGTTATGTGGGTAAACTAGGCAGTAGTGGCGCCGCTTTGCCCGATACCGTGCGCAGTTACTATGAGCCCCGGTTTAATTATGACTTCAGTCACGTAAAAGTACATACGGATACGGTGGCGGCGAAGTCGGCACAATCTATCAATGCGCTGGCATTTACAACCGGTAGCAACATTGTATTTAACAGTGGACAATATAATCCTGATACACAGGAAGGAAAAAGATTAATGGGGCATGAACTGACCCATGTGATCCAGCAGGACGAGGGTAATGGCGTGCATCAGGTACAGAAATTTGGTTCTACCGAACATGTTACCATTGGCAATAATGCTATTCCCGCAGCGGATCAGCAGGTATCTATTTTCGGATATGGTCGTGTTTCTTTCGGGGAGCTGATCGCCATGACAGGCGACTATTTTGAATCGTTGTCGCAAATGCAGGACCTTGCCCACCAGGGCCAGTTTGGGCGGGAACAAATTGATTATGCAAGATGGAAAGTAAATGGTTCTTCCGGTCCGGCTCCCACTGTAGGTGCGGGCGTAGTAGCAGCGGTAGATGCCCGGTACGATGCGCTGGCAGGGCAGAATGAAATGCATTTTTCTACCGGCGCGCTGGGCCGCAACAACCGCGATATGTATATCACATTGCATACACAGGCTATCAGGGCGGCTTTCCTCGCAGGTGCTTCGCCGTTGACGGTGCAACCTTTCTGGCCAGAATCGCTGGAAGCATCCGCTGATCACTTCCTGACAGATGCATTTTCTGCTGGCCATGTCCGCACACCAAGAGGACAGGTAAAACAGTATTGGAACAATATGTATCCTAACTTTACAGATAATCTCATCCAGTTAATTTCCTGCTTTATGGCCGCTTATATCAAGGATGTGGATAATCATTACATCGCGCCTGTGGCACTGATAATTACCCGGGTAGAGCCTGTGGTTCGTGCATTGGCTGGCAACAGGCTGAATAACTATTCTATTGGCGATCTGTTGTCGCTGGCTATGCATGATGCAGATAACGCAGGACTGGATGTAGTTAGTCAGGCTACGCCGCCGGGAAGTACCGGCGCCACGCCATTCCATTGGCGCGCTATTGGCGACGACAATTTATACCGTACGATAGATCCTGCAAATACCGCTATGGTTACAGCGCAGCAACAAACCCAGCGAATGGTGGAAGGAGCGGTGCACCTGAGTTACCTGGAAGTGGAACAGGCGCGTCATCCGGGAAGCGGCGTTACTTTAACTTCTATGATTGATCCTGCAAACTTCAGGGCACTTTCATTGATTCCATCAGAAGATACTTCTTCTACAACTAATCCCGTATTCAGCTGGCGTGCCGCTAATATCAGGGCGCTTCCCGCTAATTTGCAGGCAGTGCTGGCAGCGCAGTTTGCCACCGGCACGACTGTATTCAATACACTAAATTCGATTGCAGCACCACGTTGTACCGGTGAAAATCATTCCGGTACTGCCTGGGAATGTTTTAAGAGCCGTTTACTCGCAGATCCTTTTGGTATGATAGCAAATGCCTGTGAAGGAAATACCTGTCCGCCGGGAAATAATAACCCCTGCCCCACCATGGCCGCAGGAGCAGCATGTCCTTAA
- a CDS encoding contractile injection system tape measure protein → MNSPSNSHSQRHLIQKQVIDIALMGDNNPAQVQREIKRVYYELLLPQLELLFDRYTYPEAVFRINKLELGLIEVAPDRIATELVDKVIKEIALQLDAFKESTGKKDHSGSAAAVEEPVGELDAFIHFLNTGLFPWYADVKDIAVYEAGLVDLFKTQPVAVVTAVLHVLKTNKQALIRCAEQFSDTFLLSLVALLHPQEKDALMKRFDLLHHFFRTSQRLIIPEERLQRLLWQQLLQTGVEPGITTLAEMENYFSNAVVFSLIAYVERVDEALCIRQLYEEATWRVRTVPAFTTVQTVLGKLLTVADKKADPDQPNDSLAGDLDEETITPFTAEKKKAVISQKNKKQGKNITGEIYINNAGMVLLHPFLSTCFTALGLLHKNVFVDDKARTRAIHLLQYMATGEETPPEYILALNKIICGVPLDEPVEKELRLTVNEKEEADNLLASVIQHWRILKNTSADGLRNNFLQRQGKLSRREDGGWLIQVEQRTIDILLSHLPWGLSMIKLPWLNELIYVEWS, encoded by the coding sequence ATGAACAGCCCATCAAACAGCCATTCACAAAGACACCTGATTCAAAAACAGGTGATTGACATTGCCTTGATGGGTGACAATAATCCTGCGCAGGTGCAACGTGAAATAAAGCGGGTTTACTATGAGCTGCTTTTGCCGCAACTGGAATTGTTATTTGACCGGTATACTTACCCGGAAGCCGTTTTCAGGATTAATAAACTGGAACTGGGACTGATTGAAGTAGCCCCTGACAGGATTGCAACAGAGCTGGTGGATAAGGTGATAAAGGAGATTGCTTTACAGCTGGATGCTTTTAAAGAAAGCACCGGAAAAAAAGATCATTCCGGATCAGCTGCTGCTGTGGAGGAACCGGTGGGTGAGCTGGATGCATTTATTCATTTTCTCAACACCGGATTATTTCCCTGGTATGCTGATGTAAAAGACATCGCCGTATATGAAGCGGGGTTAGTTGATCTTTTTAAGACACAACCAGTGGCAGTTGTTACTGCCGTGCTGCATGTGCTGAAAACCAATAAGCAGGCGCTGATCCGCTGTGCGGAACAGTTCTCAGATACTTTTCTTTTAAGTCTTGTTGCATTACTACATCCGCAGGAAAAAGATGCGCTGATGAAGCGTTTTGATCTACTGCATCATTTCTTCCGCACTTCGCAACGCCTTATCATTCCGGAAGAAAGGTTACAACGCTTGTTATGGCAGCAGTTATTGCAAACAGGGGTTGAGCCGGGAATCACGACACTGGCAGAGATGGAAAATTATTTCAGTAACGCTGTTGTTTTTTCTTTGATAGCATATGTGGAACGTGTGGATGAAGCCCTGTGTATCCGGCAACTGTATGAAGAGGCTACGTGGAGAGTGCGCACGGTTCCTGCCTTTACCACTGTGCAAACGGTATTGGGAAAATTGCTGACCGTTGCTGATAAAAAGGCGGACCCGGATCAGCCAAATGATTCACTTGCCGGGGATTTGGATGAAGAAACGATTACACCTTTTACAGCGGAGAAAAAGAAGGCTGTCATCTCCCAAAAAAATAAAAAACAAGGGAAGAATATTACTGGTGAAATATACATCAACAATGCAGGTATGGTGTTATTACATCCGTTTCTGTCTACTTGTTTTACCGCGCTGGGGCTGTTGCATAAAAATGTTTTTGTTGACGACAAAGCGCGTACCAGGGCCATTCACCTGTTACAATATATGGCAACAGGTGAGGAGACGCCTCCTGAATACATCCTTGCTTTAAATAAAATTATCTGTGGGGTACCGCTGGATGAACCGGTGGAAAAGGAACTCCGCTTAACAGTGAATGAAAAGGAGGAAGCAGATAACCTGCTGGCATCCGTTATTCAACACTGGCGCATTTTAAAAAACACGTCCGCTGATGGACTCAGGAATAATTTTTTACAAAGACAGGGAAAACTCAGCAGGAGAGAAGATGGAGGGTGGTTGATCCAGGTAGAACAACGGACCATCGATATCCTGCTCAGTCATTTACCCTGGGGCTTATCAATGATCAAATTGCCCTGGTTAAATGAACTCATTTATGTAGAGTGGTCATAA